Proteins encoded within one genomic window of Mesorhizobium sp. AR10:
- a CDS encoding HNH endonuclease, with protein sequence MTVAVSPDGLPALVLNADYRPLSYYPLSLWSWQDAIKAVFLDRVNIVAEYEHAVSSPTFSMKLPSVVSLKAYVKPSRHPAFTRFNVFLRDRFQCQYCGTPEDLTFDHVVPRHRGGATTWENVVAACSPCNLRKGGMMPAHAKMWPLQKPFQPTVHDLHNNGRLFPPNHLHESWMDYLYWDVELEP encoded by the coding sequence GTGACGGTTGCCGTATCTCCGGATGGGCTTCCAGCGCTGGTGCTGAATGCGGATTACCGTCCGCTCAGCTATTACCCTCTGTCGCTCTGGTCATGGCAGGACGCCATCAAGGCAGTGTTCCTCGACCGGGTGAACATCGTCGCCGAATACGAGCATGCCGTATCCTCTCCGACCTTCTCGATGAAGCTGCCGAGCGTCGTCAGCCTGAAGGCCTATGTGAAGCCGTCCCGGCATCCGGCCTTCACCCGCTTCAACGTCTTTCTGCGCGACCGCTTCCAGTGTCAGTATTGCGGCACGCCGGAGGACCTGACCTTCGACCATGTCGTTCCCCGCCATCGCGGCGGCGCGACGACGTGGGAAAATGTCGTTGCCGCCTGCTCGCCCTGCAATCTCAGGAAGGGTGGCATGATGCCGGCCCACGCGAAGATGTGGCCGCTGCAAAAACCCTTCCAGCCGACGGTGCACGACCTGCACAACAACGGCCGGTTGTTCCCGCCCAACCATCTGCATGAAAGCTGGATGGATTATCTCTACTGGGATGTCGAACTCGAACCATAG
- a CDS encoding DNA-3-methyladenine glycosylase family protein, whose translation MQRIATLDDISRGLEALCLIDPRLEMVRGMAGDVPLRLSEPGFRSLASIIVSQQVSRASADAIFGRLTKLVDPLTPHAILIAEEGMFREAGLSRPKQRGLIAIAQAVADGLDLDHLCLLDAGEAIAAMTKVPGIGPWTAEVYLLFAAGHPDIFPARDVALQTAVGHALGIEPRPPEKTLIQLAESWSPWRGVASRLFWAYYRELKGRDAAPPA comes from the coding sequence ATGCAACGCATCGCCACGCTCGACGACATTTCGCGAGGTCTCGAGGCGCTTTGCCTGATCGATCCGCGCCTTGAAATGGTTCGCGGCATGGCCGGCGACGTGCCGCTCAGGCTGTCCGAACCCGGGTTCAGGAGCCTCGCCTCGATCATCGTCTCGCAGCAGGTCTCCCGCGCCAGCGCCGACGCCATTTTCGGCCGGCTGACAAAACTCGTCGATCCGCTGACACCGCACGCGATCCTTATCGCTGAGGAGGGCATGTTTCGCGAGGCCGGGCTGTCGCGGCCGAAGCAGCGCGGCCTGATCGCCATCGCCCAGGCCGTGGCCGATGGTCTCGACCTCGATCATCTCTGCTTGCTCGATGCCGGCGAGGCGATCGCGGCGATGACCAAGGTGCCGGGCATCGGTCCGTGGACGGCGGAAGTCTATCTTCTGTTTGCCGCCGGCCACCCCGATATTTTCCCGGCGCGTGATGTCGCGCTACAAACGGCTGTCGGTCACGCGCTCGGCATCGAGCCGCGTCCGCCGGAGAAAACGCTGATCCAGCTGGCCGAATCATGGAGCCCGTGGCGGGGTGTCGCATCGCGGCTTTTCTGGGCCTATTATCGCGAATTGAAGGGCAGAGACGCCGCGCCTCCCGCCTGA
- a CDS encoding disulfide bond formation protein B — MTATMNADTGRQRTRTALFLAVAMAGTVGSALAFQYIGGYIPCHLCLEQRTPYYVGVPLMLLAVLASALHAPAWLTRGLLAVGGLLMLYGLYLGVYHSGVEWAWWAGPTDCTAGAGPVDTGGKGVLDALDKFVPPSCDKAALRILGLSLAGWNAIASFILAAVAFRSALSRD, encoded by the coding sequence ATGACAGCGACCATGAATGCCGACACCGGGCGCCAGCGGACACGGACGGCGTTGTTTCTCGCAGTCGCCATGGCTGGCACCGTCGGCTCCGCACTGGCCTTCCAGTATATCGGCGGCTACATCCCCTGCCATCTCTGCCTGGAGCAACGCACCCCCTACTATGTCGGCGTGCCGTTGATGCTGCTGGCCGTGTTGGCGTCGGCGCTGCACGCCCCTGCTTGGCTGACTCGTGGCCTGCTGGCTGTCGGTGGCCTGCTGATGCTGTATGGCCTCTATCTCGGCGTCTATCACTCCGGTGTCGAATGGGCGTGGTGGGCGGGTCCGACCGATTGCACCGCGGGTGCCGGCCCGGTAGACACCGGCGGCAAGGGCGTGCTCGACGCGCTCGACAAATTCGTGCCGCCCTCCTGCGACAAGGCGGCACTGCGCATCCTCGGCCTCTCGCTGGCCGGCTGGAACGCCATCGCCAGCTTCATCCTGGCCGCCGTCGCCTTCCGCAGCGCGCTTTCACGCGACTGA
- the gluQRS gene encoding tRNA glutamyl-Q(34) synthetase GluQRS: MTLLTFRFAPSPNGELHLGHAYSALLNQKLARAAGGRLLLRVEDIDTTRCTPEFEAGIFRDLEWLGLDWEEPVRRQSDHFTDYQSVLDRLIREELVYPAFMSRGDIRAFIADSEKRGRDWPRDPDGVPLYPATDKTLPMTERKRRIAEGAPFAWRLDVEAAMARVGKDLSWSEFSDETLSSTRAVEARPQDWGDVIVARREIPTSYHLAVVVDDALQGISHVVRGQDLFSATGVQRLLQEILGLKQPRYLHHRLILGPDGRKLSKSLGDTGLAALRQAGASPDDVRRLVGL, translated from the coding sequence ATGACGCTCCTGACATTCCGCTTCGCGCCGAGCCCGAATGGCGAACTGCATCTCGGCCACGCCTATTCGGCGCTGCTCAACCAAAAACTGGCAAGGGCGGCGGGCGGGCGCCTGCTGCTGCGTGTCGAGGACATCGACACGACACGCTGCACCCCGGAATTCGAAGCGGGTATCTTTCGCGACTTGGAGTGGCTCGGGCTTGATTGGGAAGAGCCGGTCCGCCGCCAGTCCGACCATTTCACGGACTATCAGAGCGTGCTCGACCGGTTGATCCGCGAAGAACTCGTCTACCCGGCCTTCATGAGCCGAGGCGACATCAGAGCCTTCATTGCCGACAGCGAAAAGCGCGGTCGCGACTGGCCGCGCGACCCGGACGGCGTGCCGCTCTATCCAGCCACCGACAAGACGTTGCCGATGACAGAGCGCAAGCGGCGGATCGCCGAAGGGGCGCCCTTCGCCTGGCGGCTGGATGTCGAGGCTGCGATGGCGCGCGTCGGCAAGGACCTGTCATGGAGCGAATTTTCCGACGAGACGCTTTCTTCAACACGTGCGGTGGAGGCCCGGCCGCAGGACTGGGGGGACGTGATCGTGGCGCGACGCGAAATCCCGACCAGCTATCATCTCGCCGTCGTCGTCGACGACGCGCTGCAAGGCATCAGCCACGTCGTGCGCGGCCAGGACCTGTTTTCCGCCACCGGAGTGCAACGCCTGCTTCAGGAAATCCTCGGCCTCAAGCAGCCACGCTACTTGCACCATCGTCTCATCCTAGGACCGGACGGACGAAAGCTGTCGAAGAGTCTTGGGGACACCGGTCTTGCTGCCCTCAGGCAGGCAGGCGCATCGCCTGACGATGTCAGGCGGCTCGTCGGGCTGTAA